Proteins from a single region of Bos javanicus breed banteng chromosome 7, ARS-OSU_banteng_1.0, whole genome shotgun sequence:
- the UBE2D2 gene encoding ubiquitin-conjugating enzyme E2 D2 isoform X1, with protein MLNTFLFLSFLKELNDLARDPPAQCSAGPVGDDMFHWQATIMGPNDSPYQGGVFFLTIHFPTDYPFKPPKVAFTTRIYHPNINSNGSICLDILRSQWSPALTISKVLLSICSLLCDPNPDDPLVPEIARIYKTDREKYNRIAREWTQKYAM; from the exons ATgttaaatacatttctttttctctccttcttgaaGGAATTGAATGACCTGGCACGGGACCCCCCAGCACAGTGTTCAGCAGGTCCTGTTGGAGATGATA TGTTCCATTGGCAAGCTACAATAATGGGGCCA AATGACAGTCCCTATCAGGGTGGAGTATTTTTCTTGACAATTCATTTCCCAACAGATTACCCCTTCAAACCACCTAAG GTTGCATTTACAACAAGAATttatcatccaaatattaacagtAATGGCAGCATTTGTCTTGATATTCTACGGTCACAGTGGTCTCCAGCACTAACTATTTCAAAAG TACTTTTGTCCATCTGTTCTCTGTTGTGTGATCCCAATCCAGATGATCCTTTAGTGCCTGAGATTGCTCGGATCTACAAAACAGATAGAGAAAA